From one Sulfurimonas sp. HSL-3221 genomic stretch:
- a CDS encoding PAS domain-containing protein, with amino-acid sequence MERPTPTDVEHEVTDVDMIVSKADAEGNITYTNPIFMKVSGYSQGDLLDQPHAILRHPDMPKAIFKYLWENIKAGKDVYAFVKNLCKDGGYYLVLAQVRMAKNPDGSFRNYVSTRRRMTQKAREVILPLYAKLLEIEKSEGVEASEKALMDFLAENGQSADTFNDFMQSLNK; translated from the coding sequence ATGGAAAGACCGACACCGACCGACGTTGAACATGAAGTAACCGATGTGGATATGATCGTATCCAAAGCGGATGCTGAAGGGAACATCACCTACACCAACCCGATTTTTATGAAAGTTTCCGGCTATTCGCAGGGAGACCTGCTGGATCAGCCGCATGCGATCCTGCGCCACCCGGACATGCCCAAGGCGATCTTCAAGTACCTCTGGGAGAACATCAAAGCGGGTAAAGACGTCTATGCCTTTGTCAAAAACCTCTGTAAAGACGGGGGCTACTACCTGGTTCTGGCCCAGGTCCGTATGGCAAAGAACCCCGACGGCTCTTTCAGAAACTACGTCTCGACGCGCCGCCGGATGACGCAGAAGGCCCGGGAGGTCATCCTCCCGCTCTACGCGAAGCTCCTCGAGATCGAAAAGAGCGAAGGGGTTGAGGCTTCGGAGAAAGCGTTGATGGATTTTCTCGCGGAAAACGGCCAGAGTGCTGACACATTCAACGACTTCATGCAGTCGCTGAACAAATAA